A genomic region of Cyanobacteria bacterium QS_8_64_29 contains the following coding sequences:
- a CDS encoding uracil phosphoribosyltransferase yields MTSQLRVYAPDHPLIKHWLGVARDANTPPALFKSAMSELGRWLTYEASRHWLPVDDMSIQTPLQASSAQTIDPQVPVAVVPILRAGLSLLEGAQTLLPLASIYHLGLVRDEQALTPSCYLNKLPEQFAPQTRVLVLDPMLATGGSIAMALQAIAERGADPQNVRIVSVVAAPPALQALNERFPAIRVYTAAIDETLDERGYIVPGLGDAGDRAFGT; encoded by the coding sequence GTGACTTCGCAACTGCGCGTTTACGCCCCCGACCACCCGCTCATCAAGCACTGGTTGGGCGTCGCCCGCGATGCCAATACCCCACCGGCGCTGTTTAAAAGTGCCATGAGCGAGCTAGGGCGCTGGCTGACCTACGAAGCCAGCCGCCATTGGCTGCCGGTGGACGACATGTCGATCCAAACGCCGCTACAGGCTAGCTCGGCGCAAACCATCGACCCGCAAGTTCCGGTTGCGGTCGTTCCCATCCTGAGAGCGGGGCTGTCTTTACTCGAAGGGGCGCAGACGCTGCTCCCGCTCGCCTCGATCTACCACCTGGGGCTGGTGCGCGACGAGCAGGCGCTGACCCCCAGTTGCTATCTCAACAAGCTCCCCGAGCAGTTTGCCCCCCAAACGCGGGTGCTGGTGCTCGATCCCATGCTGGCAACGGGCGGTTCGATCGCCATGGCCCTGCAGGCGATTGCCGAGCGCGGCGCCGATCCCCAAAACGTTCGCATTGTTTCGGTGGTAGCAGCCCCTCCGGCCTTGCAAGCCCTCAACGAACGTTTCCCGGCAATCAGAGTCTATACTGCCGCAATTGATGAAACGCTGGATGAGCGCGGCTACATTGTGCCGGGACTGGGCGACGCCGGCGATCGCGCCTTTGGCACCTAG
- a CDS encoding phosphate starvation-inducible protein PhoH: MAQVEETIQFPSIESAIALAGPHEQNLKTLAQQTGAQLVMRGQDLYISGEDRCVQRCLELVRSLQPYWREGSPISQADLQTALQAQDAERWSDYRDLQQDVLARTRRGDVIRAKTFQQQAYVRAIQQHDVTFCTGPAGTGKTFLAAVLAVQALLNGHYERLILTRPALEAGEKLGFLPGDLQQKVNPFLRPLYDALYELVDPAKIPDLMARGTIEVAPLAYMRGRTLNRAFVIVDEAQNTTPAQLKMVLTRLGFAASMAVTGDITQTDLPQNQASGLVVALDILQGVEGVAICRLTEADVVRHPVVQRIVDAYNRYEGSES, from the coding sequence ATGGCCCAAGTGGAAGAAACCATTCAGTTCCCCAGCATCGAGAGCGCGATCGCGCTGGCCGGCCCCCACGAACAAAACCTCAAAACGCTAGCCCAGCAGACCGGCGCCCAACTGGTCATGCGCGGACAGGATCTCTACATCTCGGGCGAGGACCGCTGCGTCCAGCGCTGCCTGGAGCTGGTGCGCTCGCTGCAACCCTACTGGCGCGAAGGCAGCCCCATCTCGCAAGCCGATTTGCAAACGGCCCTGCAAGCCCAAGATGCCGAGCGCTGGTCGGATTACCGCGACCTGCAGCAGGATGTGTTGGCGCGCACGCGCCGCGGCGATGTCATTCGCGCCAAAACGTTCCAGCAGCAGGCCTACGTGCGCGCCATCCAGCAGCACGATGTCACCTTCTGCACCGGACCGGCGGGGACGGGCAAAACCTTCCTGGCAGCCGTTTTGGCCGTGCAGGCGCTGCTGAACGGCCACTACGAACGCCTGATCCTGACCCGCCCGGCCTTGGAGGCCGGCGAAAAGCTGGGGTTTTTGCCCGGGGACCTGCAGCAGAAAGTCAACCCCTTCCTGCGCCCGCTCTACGATGCGCTCTACGAGCTTGTCGATCCGGCCAAGATTCCCGATCTCATGGCCCGCGGCACCATTGAGGTTGCGCCGCTGGCCTACATGCGCGGGCGCACGCTCAACCGCGCCTTTGTCATCGTCGACGAAGCGCAAAACACCACCCCCGCCCAGCTCAAAATGGTGCTGACGCGGCTGGGGTTTGCCGCCAGCATGGCTGTCACCGGCGATATCACCCAGACCGATTTGCCCCAAAACCAGGCCTCAGGCTTGGTGGTGGCGCTCGATATCTTGCAGGGGGTGGAAGGGGTAGCCATCTGCCGCTTGACGGAAGCGGATGTGGTGCGCCACCCGGTCGTGCAGCGGATCGTGGATGCTTACAATCGCTACGAGGGCTCGGAAAGCTAG
- a CDS encoding NAD-dependent malic enzyme, translated as MVDAAPSASYSLAIRFRLPDRAGALAEFIRTVAECEGNVGEVLLVERAPAGVVRATTIDAASARHAEQIVSALRAQPAVELLAVSDRTFALHRGGKIAVRNRHPLQTEADLAMAYTPGVGRVCHAIAQDPGSVLELTIKGNAVAIATDGSAVLGLGNLGAEAALPVMEGKAMLFREFGGIDAFPLCLAQQETEALVETVRALAPAFGGINLEDISAPRCFAIERRLREALDIPVFHDDQHGTAIVVLAALQNALALTGKSLAEARIAINGMGAAGVAIARLLQQAGATDIWPCDSRGLISQQRTDLDEFKQGVAVAHAGSLADALAGADVFIGVSAPDALSPQMVGTMARDPILLALANPVPEIRPEAVGEEVAVMATGRSDYPNQINNVLAFPGVFRGALDCQAARVTPNMCLAAAGAIAALVPPGERHRNCVVPSVFDSRVAPAVAEAVRAAAHRDGVARAAGDR; from the coding sequence ATGGTTGATGCCGCTCCCAGCGCTAGCTACAGCCTGGCGATCCGCTTCCGGCTGCCCGATCGCGCCGGTGCGCTCGCCGAGTTCATCCGCACCGTTGCCGAGTGCGAGGGCAATGTGGGCGAGGTGTTGCTGGTAGAGCGCGCGCCAGCCGGAGTCGTGCGCGCCACCACTATCGATGCGGCGAGCGCTCGCCACGCCGAGCAGATTGTCAGCGCCCTGCGGGCCCAGCCGGCCGTGGAGCTGCTCGCGGTCAGCGATCGCACCTTCGCCCTGCACCGCGGCGGCAAAATTGCCGTTCGCAACCGCCATCCACTGCAAACGGAGGCCGATTTGGCCATGGCCTACACCCCAGGGGTGGGGCGAGTTTGCCATGCCATCGCCCAGGATCCGGGCTCGGTTCTTGAGCTCACGATCAAAGGCAACGCCGTTGCCATTGCCACCGACGGCAGTGCCGTACTGGGGCTGGGCAACTTGGGCGCCGAAGCCGCCCTGCCGGTCATGGAGGGCAAAGCCATGCTGTTTCGCGAGTTCGGCGGCATTGATGCTTTCCCGCTTTGCCTGGCCCAGCAGGAGACCGAGGCGCTCGTGGAGACCGTGCGCGCGCTGGCACCGGCCTTTGGCGGCATCAACTTAGAAGACATCAGCGCGCCGCGCTGCTTTGCCATCGAGCGTCGCTTGAGGGAAGCGCTCGATATCCCGGTTTTCCACGACGACCAGCACGGCACCGCCATTGTGGTGCTGGCCGCCCTGCAAAATGCCCTGGCGCTGACAGGCAAGTCCCTAGCGGAGGCGCGCATTGCCATCAACGGCATGGGGGCGGCTGGTGTCGCCATCGCGCGGCTGCTGCAGCAGGCCGGTGCCACCGATATCTGGCCGTGCGACTCGCGCGGGCTGATTTCGCAGCAGCGGACGGATCTGGACGAATTCAAGCAGGGGGTGGCCGTGGCGCATGCGGGCTCGCTGGCCGATGCCCTCGCCGGTGCCGATGTCTTTATTGGCGTCAGCGCTCCCGATGCCCTCTCGCCCCAGATGGTGGGCACCATGGCCCGCGATCCCATCTTGCTAGCGCTGGCCAATCCGGTCCCCGAGATCCGGCCGGAAGCGGTGGGGGAGGAGGTGGCCGTCATGGCCACCGGGCGCAGCGACTACCCCAACCAAATCAACAACGTCCTGGCCTTTCCCGGGGTGTTTCGCGGGGCGCTCGACTGCCAGGCAGCGCGGGTGACGCCCAACATGTGCCTGGCAGCAGCCGGCGCGATCGCGGCGCTGGTTCCACCGGGCGAGCGCCACCGCAACTGCGTCGTGCCCTCGGTTTTCGATTCGCGGGTGGCCCCTGCTGTTGCCGAAGCCGTGCGCGCGGCTGCCCACCGCGATGGCGTTGCCCGCGCAGCCGGCGATCGCTAG